A stretch of the Glycine soja cultivar W05 chromosome 13, ASM419377v2, whole genome shotgun sequence genome encodes the following:
- the LOC114381939 gene encoding LRR receptor-like serine/threonine-protein kinase RPK2 produces MFSFSSSFSSSSSSHSSSVIKWNSLAQFLFLVFFLFFASRNDAVSDKSTLLRLKASFSDPAGVLSTWTSAGAADSGHCSFSGVLCDLNSRVVAVNVTGAGGKNRTSHPCSNFSQFPLYGFGIRRTCSGSTGSLFGNVSSLSLIAELTELRVLSLPFNALEGEIPEAIWGMENLEVLDLEGNLISGYLPLRVDGLKNLRVLNLGFNRIVGEIPSSIGSLERLEVLNLAGNELNGSVPGFVGRLRGVYLSFNQLSGVIPREIGENCEKLEHLDLSVNSMVGVIPGSLGNCGRLKTLLLYSNLLEEGIPGELGSLKSLEVLDVSRNILSSSVPRELGNCLELRVLVLSNLFDPRGDVADSDLGKLGSVDDQLNYFEGAMPAEILLLPKLRILWAPMVNLEGGLQRSWGGCESLEMVNLAQNFFSGKFPNQLGVCKKLHFVDLSANNLTGELSQELRVPCMSVFDVSGNMLSGSVPDFSDNACPPVPSWNGTLFADGDLSLPYASFFMSKVRERSLFTSMEGVGTSVVHNFGQNSFTGIQSLPIARDRLGKKSGYTFLVGENNLTGPFPTFLFEKCDELEALLLNVSYNRISGQIPSNFGGICRSLKFLDASGNELAGPIPLDLGNLVSLVSLNLSRNQLQGQIPTSLGQMKNLKFLSLAGNRLNGLIPTSLGQLYSLKVLDLSSNSLTGEIPKAIENMRNLTDVLLNNNNLSGHIPNGLAHVATLSAFNVSFNNLSGSLPSNSGLIKCSSAVGNPFLSPCHGVSLSVPSVNQPGPPDGNSYNTATAQANDKKSGNGFSSIEIASITSASAIVSVLIALIVLFFYTRKWKPRSRVVGSIRKEVTVFTDIGVPLTFETVVQATGNFNAGNCIGNGGFGATYKAEISPGILVAVKRLAVGRFQGVQQFHAEIKTLGRLHHPNLVTLIGYHACETEMFLIYNYLSGGNLEKFIQERSTRAVDWKILYKIALDIARALAYLHDTCVPRVLHRDVKPSNILLDDDFNAYLSDFGLARLLGTSETHATTGVAGTFGYVAPEYAMTCRVSDKADVYSYGVVLLELLSDKKALDPSFSSYGNGFNIVAWACMLLKQGRAKEFFTAGLWEAGPGDDLVEVLHLAVVCTVDSLSTRPTMKQVVRRLKQLQPPSC; encoded by the coding sequence atgttttctttttcttcttctttttcttcctcttcctcttctcatAGCAGTTCAGTGATCAAATGGAATTCTCTCGCGCAATTTCTCTTCCTcgttttcttcctcttcttcgcgTCGCGAAACGACGCCGTTTCGGACAAATCCACGCTCCTTCGCCTGAAGGCCTCGTTCTCCGACCCCGCCGGCGTCCTCTCCACGTGGACCTCCGCCGGCGCCGCTGACTCCGGCCACTGTTCCTTCTCCGGCGTCCTATGCGACTTGAACTCTCGAGTCGTCGCCGTCAACGTCACCGGCGCCGGCGGCAAAAACCGAACCTCGCACCCGTGCTCAAATTTCTCCCAATTCCCTCTCTACGGCTTCGGAATTCGGCGAACCTGTTCCGGTAGCACAGGTTCTCTCTTCGGAAATGTTTCTTCTCTGAGTTTGATCGCCGAGCTCACGGAGCTTAGGGTTTTGTCTCTCCCCTTCAACGCGTTGGAGGGTGAAATCCCCGAAGCGATTTGGGGCATGGAGAACCTCGAGGTTCTCGATTTAGAAGGGAATTTGATTAGTGGCTATCTTCCCTTGAGAGTCGatggcttgaagaatttgagggtTTTGAATCTGGGGTTTAATAGGATTGTTGGAGAGATACCTAGTTCAATTGGGTCTCTTGAGAGATTGGAGGTTTTGAATTTGGCTGGTAATGAATTGAATGGTTCTGTTCCCGGTTTTGTAGGGAGGCTTAGAGGGGTGTATCTGTCTTTTAATCAGTTAAGTGGGGTTATTCCCAGAGAGATTGGGGAGAATTGTGAGAAGCTTGAGCATTTGGATTTGTCTGTGAATTCGATGGTTGGAGTGATTCCGGGGAGTTTGGGGAATTGTGGGAGGTTGAAGACGCTGTTGTTGTATTCCAATTTGTTGGAAGAGGGCATTCCGGGTGAGCTAGGGAGCCTCAAGAGCCTTGAGGTGTTGGATGTTTCCAGGAACATTCTCAGCAGCTCTGTGCCGAGGGAGCTTGGGAATTGCTTGGAGTTGAGGGTTCTCGTGCTGTCAAATCTATTCGATCCACGAGGGGATGTTGCTGATAGTGATTTGGGGAAGTTGGGGTCTGTGGATGATCAGTTGAATTATTTTGAAGGGGCAATGCCAGCGGAAATTTTGTTGCTTCCGAAGTTGAGGATATTGTGGGCTCCCATGGTGAATTTGGAAGGCGGTTTACAGAGAAGTTGGGGCGGTTGTGAGAGCTTGGAGATGGTGAATTTGGCTCAGAATTTTTTCAGTGGGAAGTTTCCAAACCAGCTTGGTGTTTGCAAGAAGCTGCATTTTGTTGATTTAAGCGCGAACAATCTCACTGGGGAGCTTTCTCAGGAACTTCGTGTTCCCTGTATGAGTGTGTTTGATGTTAGTGGCAACATGTTATCTGGTTCAGTTCCTGATTTCTCCGACAATGCTTGTCCCCCTGTTCCTTCCTGGAATGGCACTCTGTTTGCGGATGGCGACCTATCCCTGCCATATGCATCCTTTTTTATGTCAAAGGTTCGTGAGAGATCACTTTTCACATCAATGGAGGGAGTTGGTACTTCTGTTGTTCACAACTTTGGGCAAAACAGCTTTACTGGCATTCAGTCATTGCCAATAGCACGTGACAGGCTGGGGAAGAAGAGCGGTTACACGTTTCTTGTTGGTGAAAATAATCTTACAGGACCTTTTCctacttttttatttgagaaatgTGATGAATTAGAAGCACTGCTTTTAAACGTCAGTTATAATAGGATATCTGGTCAGATTCCTTCCAATTTTGGTGGAATATGCAGATCATTGAAATTCTTAGATGCATCTGGAAATGAACTTGCAGGACCGATTCCCCTTGATTTAGGGAATTTGGTCTCTCTTGTATCTCTGAACCTCAGTAGGAATCAGTTACAAGGCCAGATTCCCACCAGCCTTGGCCAGATGAAGAACCTGAAGTTTCTTTCTTTGGCTGGTAATAGGTTAAATGGTTTAATTCCTACCAGCCTGGGGCAGTTGTACTCTTTGAAAGTCTTGGACCTTTCGTCAAACTCTCTTACTGGTGAGATTCCCAAGGCTATTGAGAACATGAGAAATCTGACTGATGTTTtgctcaacaacaacaatcttTCTGGTCACATTCCTAATGGTTTGGCACATGTCGCTACACTCTCAGCATTCAATGTGTCTTTCAACAACTTATCTGGATCCTTGCCTTCAAATAGTGGCTTGATTAAATGCAGCAGTGCTGTTGGGAATCCGTTTCTAAGTCCCTGCCATGGAGTTTCTCTGAGTGTGCCATCAGTGAATCAACCAGGGCCACCTGATGGCAACTCGTATAATACGGCAACAGCTCAAGCTAATGACAAGAAGAGTGGGAATGGCTTCAGTTCTATTGAAATAGCATCTATAACTTCTGCTTCAGCCATTGTTTCGGTTCTTATAGCCCTGATTGTTCTATTCTTTTACACTCGGAAGTGGAAGCCAAGGTCCAGGGTTGTTGGTTCTATAAGAAAAGAAGTTACAGTGTTTACTGATATTGGGGTCCCGTTGACGTTTGAAACGGTAGTCCAAGCCACAGGAAACTTCAATGCAGGTAACTGTATTGGCAATGGAGGTTTTGGCGCAACATACAAGGCAGAGATATCACCCGGAATCCTGGTGGCTGTCAAACGACTCGCAGTTGGACGTTTCCAAGGTGTTCAACAATTCCATGCTGAGATCAAGACCCTTGGGAGGCTTCATCATCCAAATCTAGTCACTCTGATAGGTTATCATGCTTGTGAAACAGAGATGTTTCTCATATACAACTATTTGTCAGGTGGTAATCTGGAAAAGTTTATCCAGGAGAGGTCAACAAGGGCTGTGGATTGGAAAATTCTTTACAAGATCGCATTGGACATAGCCCGTGCACTTGCCTATCTGCATGATACGTGTGTTCCCCGTGTTCTTCACCGCGATGTCAAGCCCAGCAACATCTTGTTGGATGATGATTTCAACGCTTATCTATCTGACTTTGGATTGGCTAGACTTCTGGGGACTTCAGAGACACATGCTACAACTGGTGTGGCCGGAACATTCGGTTATGTTGCTCCCGAATATGCCATGACGTGCCGTGTTTCTGATAAGGCTGATGTGTACAGCTATGGTGTGGTGCTTCTGGAGTTGCTCTCAGACAAGAAGGCATTGGacccttcattttcttcttatgGAAATGGTTTCAACATAGTGGCATGGGCATGCATGCTACTGAAGCAAGGAAGGGCAAAGGAGTTCTTCACTGCTGGGTTATGGGAAGCAGGACCAGGAGATGATTTGGTAGAAGTGCTTCACTTAGCAGTTGTGTGTACTGTTGACTCTCTCTCTACCAGACCTACAATGAAACAGGTTGTAAGAAGACTTAAGCAACTTCAACCCCCATCATGCTAG
- the LOC114382130 gene encoding phenolic glucoside malonyltransferase 1-like: MAETPTLRIHEVCPISPPQETPSTTIPFTFFDVLWLRLPPVERLFFYSFPNPTTTSSFFDTTILPNLKHSLSLTLHHFPPLAGTITWPLHTPLPLITYTPGNSIPFRIAESNADFNTLSSNLSEVNNHRRNLIPHLPTSHEEASVLALQLTHFPNQGYSIGITSHHAALDGKSSTLFMKSWAHICSYLNTSPEEPLLFSLPKHLTPSFDRSVIRDPLGIGEIYAKSWTSFGGATNDRSLNVWDTLGGNQTDLVKGLFELTPLDIKKLKKLAESKFVVGDNKKKVRVTSFTVTCAYLLSCAVKAEQPNCERVPFVFNVDCRARLDPPIPETYFGNCVVALLASAKREELLGEEAFFKSVIGISEELNGLEGDVLNGADKWIPKIQSVVSETPRLFSVAGSPRFEVYGIDFGWGRPEKVDVTSVDKTGAFSLSESRDHSGGIQIGLALTKNQMEAFSRVFAQGLESLES; this comes from the exons ATGGCAGAGACACCAACCCTCAGAATCCACGAAGTCTGCCCCATCTCGCCGCCACAAGAAACCCCATCAACCACTATTCCCTTCACCTTCTTCGACGTCCTATGGCTACGCCTCCCCCCAGTGGAGCGTCTGTTCTTCTATTCCTTCCCAAACCCAACAACAACCTCTTCATTCTTCGACACCACCATTCTCCCAAATCTCAAACACTCCCTCTCCCTCACTCTCCACCACTTCCCTCCTCTCGCCGGCACCATCACATGGCCACTTCACACACCCCTCCCCCTCATCACCTACACCCCCGGAAACTCAATCCCCTTCAGAATCGCCGAATCCAACGCAGACTTCAACACCCTCTCTTCAAACCTCTCAGAAGTTAACAACCACCGCCGAAACCTAATACCCCACTTACCCACTTCCCACGAAGAAGCTTCGGTGTTAGCCCTTCAACTCACCCACTTCCCAAACCAAGGCTATTCGATAGGAATAACAAGCCACCACGCAGCACTTGATGGAAAGTCTTCAACTTTGTTCATGAAATCGTGGGCGCATATTTGTTCTTACCTCAATACCTCACCGGAAGAACCGTTGCTGTTTTCACTACCGAAGCATCTAACACCTTCGTTTGATAGATCTGTCATAAGAGACCCTTTGGGGATCGGTGAGATTTACGCGAAGTCGTGGACGAGCTTCGGTGGAGCCACCAATGACCGAAGCTTGAACGTGTGGGATACCCTCGGTGGAAATCAAACCGATTTGGTTAAAG GATTGTTTGAGTTGACACCGTTGGATATCAAGAAGCTGAAGAAGTTAGCGGAGTCCAAGTTTGTTGTCGGAGACAACAAGAAGAAAGTTAGGGTGACATCATTTACGGTCACGTGCGCTTACCTGTTGTCATGCGCGGTGAAAGCGGAGCAACCCAACTGCGAAAGAGTGCCTTTTGTCTTCAACGTGGACTGTAGGGCGCGTTTGGACCCCCCAATTCCGGAAACGTACTTCGGGAACTGCGTCGTGGCTTTGTTGGCTTCGGCCAAGCGAGAAGAGCTTTTGGGGGAAGAAGCGTTTTTCAAAAGCGTTATAGGGATAAGCGAGGAGTTGAACGGGTTAGAGGGTGACGTGTTGAACGGCGCGGACAAATGGATTCCGAAGATTCAATCGGTGGTATCGGAGACTCCTAGGTTGTTCTCCGTCGCCGGGTCCCCGAGGTTTGAGGTTTACGGCATTGACTTTGGGTGGGGAAGGCCTGAGAAAGTGGATGTCACATCCGTTGATAAAACGGGTGCGTTTTCGCTCTCGGAGAGTAGGGATCATAGTGGAGGGATTCAAATTGGGTTGGCGTTGACCAAGAATCAAATGGAGGCGTTTTCTAGGGTTTTTGCTCAAGGACTTGAGTCCTTGGAATCATGA